In Holophagaceae bacterium, the sequence AAGAACCGGGAAAACGCCGGCTATTGCCCTGTGTTCCCCAATGAATGGGCCGCCTGGTTCGCAAGCGCGTCCACCCGTTCATTTTCGGGGTGGCCCGCATGGCCCCTCACCCAGGTGGCTTCGACCCGATGGCGCTGCAACTGGGTGTCGAGGGCCTGCCAGAGCTCCACGTTGAGCACGGGCTGTTTGTCGGCCTTGCGCCAGCCGTTTTTCTTCCAGCCCGCCAGCCAGGCCTGGACGCCCTTCACCACATATTGGCTGTCGCTGAACATCGTCACATCGCAGGGCCGGGTCAGCGTTTCCAGGCCCCGGATGGCGGCCAGCAGTTCCATGCGGTTGTTGGTGGTATCCGGTTCCGCGCCGTTGCCTTCCTTTTCATTTTTCCCAATGCGGAGCAGGTAGCCCCACCCGCCGGGTCCCGGATTCCCCAGGCAGGCGCCATCGCAATACAGCTCGACTTTTGGACGCAGGGCCACGCTAGACCAGGGAAGGCGCGGCGGTCTCAGCGTCGGTATTGCCGAAGCTAGGGGCATCGAGTCCCTTCATGACTTCCGCGATGCTTCTCCGCAGCAATTCCACGCCAAGGTCCAGGTCCTCGGTCTTGAGGTTCAACGCGGGACGGAACCGCAGGCCATGGGTGCCGCTGCTGAGGACCATCATGCCCAGGTCGTGGGCCTTCGAGACGACCTGGTTCCGGAGCTCCGGCGTCGCCATGTCCAGCGCGCAGAAGAGCCCTTTCCCCCGGGGATTCGAGGTGAAACCGGGGAAGTCCGCCGCGATCTCCTGCAGGCCCTTCAGCAGCCGCTCGCCCTGCTTGGCGCAGTTGTCCAGGAGCTGCTCTTCCACGATGATCTCGATGATCCTGGTGCCGCGCACCATGTCGACCAGGTTTCCGCCCCAGGTGCTGTTGATGCGCGACGGGACCTTGAAGACGCTGTCGACCTCGTCCAGGCGCCGGCCCGCCGCGATGCCGCAGGCCTGGGATTTCTTGCCGAAGGCGATGATGTCGGGCTGCACATTGAAATGCTGGTGGGCCC encodes:
- the rnhA gene encoding ribonuclease HI: MPLASAIPTLRPPRLPWSSVALRPKVELYCDGACLGNPGPGGWGYLLRIGKNEKEGNGAEPDTTNNRMELLAAIRGLETLTRPCDVTMFSDSQYVVKGVQAWLAGWKKNGWRKADKQPVLNVELWQALDTQLQRHRVEATWVRGHAGHPENERVDALANQAAHSLGNTGQ